The Drosophila sulfurigaster albostrigata strain 15112-1811.04 chromosome 3, ASM2355843v2, whole genome shotgun sequence genomic sequence TCCACAGCCACATTAACAGTCTCATAGTCACTGGCGAGAGGCAGCCAAGTCTTGGCAGCCGTGGAGAAGCCAGCATTGGTGTCACTTGTCCACTGGAAGGGAGTTCGAGAAGGATCGCGAGTGAACTCTTCGTAGGTGTCCTCGTTGGCATTGCAGGCAGCTGGATCTTGAGTGTCTTCCCAGCTGATCCAGCCGTCAGTCATGCCCAGCTCCTCGCCCTGATACGTCACACTGGCGCCTGGCAGTATCATGACCAGCATATTCATGGCATCCGTATTTGCCACACCATAGCGACTGGCAGCTCGACGTTGATCATGATTACCAATCACCCAATTGGCAGTGCGTCCCGCCGGCATATTCAGCAGCCAGTTATCCACGGCTGTCTTAATGGAACCAGCTGACACACCACTGCTAGCAGGCACTGTAATCAGATTGAAGTTAAACGGCAGATGGGCGCCTTCCACCGACCGATTGCCGTAAAATTGCATTGTGTAGGCAGGCGGAGCATAAGTCTCAATAAGCAATACTCTCGTCTCCCCGCCATGAATGCGCTGATAATCGTCCATCACAGTGCGCCACTGGTAGGACATGTCAATGGTCTCAGGGAGATTCTCAATTAACTCGTTCTTCAAATAGTTGCGATTGTCCACATCATCGGTCAGGCCACTCAATCCTTCGTCAGGATACTGTCCATTCTCATCGGGTTCCACCTCGAATAATACGGGAACTGCATCACATCTGAAGCCTGCCACGCCTTCATTCAGCCAATATCGCAACACTCGCTTCATCTGAGCCACCACATCGGGATTACGATAATTCAAATCCGCCTGCTGCACTGCAAATTGATGCAAGTAATACTGCTGACGTTCCTCGACCCACTCCCAAGCGCTTCCCCGAAAAGCCTGTAACCAATTTGAAGGCGGTTCCCGCACTCCAGTTTCCGCATTCACTTTGCCATCATGCCACACATAGTAATCCTGGTATCCCTTCTCCCGCTTCACCGACTTCTTGAACCATTCGTTTTCATCACTCGAATGATTAGGCACAAAGTCCAAGATAATCTTTAGCTCCAATTCGTTGGCTTTCTTAATGAGGTTTCTAAAGTCCTCTAACGTGCCATACTCTGGCTGTATGTCGAAGAAATCAGAGATGTCGTAGCCAAAGTCCACCATGGGAGACTTGAAAATGGGTGACAACCAGGCGGCTGTTACACCCAACTCTTTTAGATACTCCAGCTTACTGGTGATGCCATTCAGATCTCCGATGCCATCTCCATCGGAGTCCATGAAGGAGCGCGGATAGATCTGATAGAACTGTGCAGTTTCCCACCAGTCCTTAGTAGTCGTTGTTGAAGCTGAGTCCTGGCAAGCTTGGCCAAGAGCCAGCAGGCAGATAAATACAATTGGCAGTTGCAGAGGTTGCATTTTACCCACTGAGCCAGCAGAAGGTCAGTGCTGGCGCATTTATAGCTGCCAAACTAGCCTACTTAACTGGACTTAAATGATAAGCGAAACTCAAGTAGCCGAGGAATTTGCCAAGTTCTCAAGTGCACATTGAATGAAACGCGGATTAgtgtggcaaaaataaaataccctgtaaaaacaTTCCCCACTTGAAATAACTCCTTGAGGTGCTTAGAACTTCCTCTTGAACTTCTGCCTTCTTTTATAATCAGTTGACCAGTTGCAACGTAATGTACTCATATTAAAACGTTCTCGCTTATCGCTGCTTATCTAACTTCTCTATGCGTAGCTATAAAAAGGCAGCTATCCACATTGAGTACCAACAAAATGAGTTTTCCTTGCAATAGAGCAGTATACTTGCTGCTGGGCGTGCTTTTCCTGAGTGTGTTTGGCCAGGCTTGCCAAGATACGGCCTCAACAACGACGTCTTCTAAGGACTGGTGGGAAACTGCGCAGTTCTATCAGATCTATCCGCGCTCCTTCATGGACTCCGATGGAGATGGCATCGGAGATCTGAATGGCATCACCAGTAAGCTGGAGTATCTCAAGGAGCTGGGCGTAACAGCTGCTTGGCTCTCGCCCATTTTCAAGTCTCCCATGGTGGACTTTGGCTACGACATCTCTGATTTCTTCGACATACAGCCAGAGTATGGCACGTTAGAGGACTTCAGAAACCTCATTAAGAAGGCCAACGAATTGGAGCTAAAGATTATCTTGGACTTTGTGCCTAATCATTCCAGTGATGAAAACGATTGGTTCAAGAAGTCTGTGAAGCGAGAGAAGGGATACCAGGATTACTATGTGTGGCACGATGGCAAGGTGAATGCGGTGACTGGAGTGCGGGAACCGCCAACAAATTGGTTGCAATATTTTAGAGGCAGCGCCTGGGAATGGAACGAGGAGAGACAGCAGTATTACTTGCATCAGTTTGCAGTGCAACAACCTGATCTCAATTACCGCAATCCCGATGTGGTCGCTCAGATGAAGCGAGTGCTGCGGTATTGGCTGAATGAGGGCGTGTCGGGATTCAGATGTGATGCTTTGCCACCACTATTTGAAGTGCTGCCCGATGCAGAGGGTCAGTATCCCGATGAGATCGTTAGTGGAGCCACAGATGATGCAGAGGATCGTGACTACTTGACAACGACGTACATTGAAAACCAGCCAGAGACTGTAGACATGGTTTATCAATGGCGTACAGTGCTCGATGATCATAAACGAATCTATGGCGGCAATTCGAGTGTGCTGCTCATAGAGACTTACTCTCCGGCTTGGTTTACCATGCAGTTTTATGGCAATCGATCGGTGAATGGAGCTCACCTGccattcaatttcaatttaattactgTGATGGAGAAGAGTGGTCTTAGTGCCAGCAATGTGCAAGAAGCCATCGATCTCTGGCTGCAGAATATGCCAGCAGGACGCACGGCAAATTGGGTGgtatgaaatgtttttaattttgactTTAGCTCTACCTTCAACATGTTTTCTTCAGCTAGGCAATCATGACAAGCGTCGAGCTGCCAGTCGATATGGAGCCGAATTCATTGATGCCATGAATATGCTGGTCATGATACTGCCAGGAGCCAGTGTCACTTACCAAGGCGAGGAGTTAGGCATGACTGATGGTTGGATTAGCTGGGAGGACACTGTGGATCCTTGGGGTTGCAATTCCAATGCCGAAATCTACGAGCAATACACCAGAGATCCTGAACGCACGCCCTTCCAGTGGACAAATGGTACCAATGCAGGATTCTCCACAGGTGAAACGACCTGGCTGCCATTGGCCGCTGACTATGAGACTATCAATGTGGCCACTGAATCAGCGGCAGATCATTCCCATCTGACCATCTACAAATCCCTTATTGCACTGCGACGTAGCTCGAATACGCTGCAGAATGGAAGCACAAAGTACGCGGTGCTGAGCGACGATGTTTTCGTGATTAAGCGGTGAGTGATGTGGTtagttttattcatttttttcgcACCAGCTATAGCTAGCTGAAAGGTgcgaaaaataagaaaaaggtAACATCTGACAATCGAGACTTTTCTTCTGTCATTCTGAGTCAAACTTTCTTGTAGTACTGGTCGTAGATTACATTCTTTTCGGTTGTCCTGTTGCCTATTATTTTTAAGGCAAAGTCTCCTAAAATCATTCTTACTGCTGAAAACTTTTGTTGCggttaaatgaaaaacattgaAGTTCGACAACAAGTATTATTGCATAGTTAGGATCGGCTGAGACTGTCAGAAATTAATTGTATTGTGATTTTTACTCTATAGTAAAAGTTGTATGTActggtatattgacataccaaatatattgtACATTTTAGAGGTATGCTTTCATTAGATTTTCGGTATATagggtatattttaacttaCACTTTCGCCTCTTTACTTCTTTAGCTTTATTTGAAATGGGTACTTGTCGTTTTCCAGAAAATAGACTTGGCATTTAGAATAAATGAgtagaaaaaaacaatataacaaATCAATTTCTCAACAGCTACTTATGGGAGTTTCAAGTATTCCTGAAAAAGGTAGCgaatacttaaaaattatttaattgtctTTCTACTTTTAGGTCACTGTCCGGCGCTAATAGCATTTTTTACGTCTGCAACTTTGGGTCTGCGTCGATCACAGTTGATTTGACTGAGTTTGATAAAACCTTGCCATCCGATTTGGTTCTGCTGATTCGTAGTATGGACTCCAGCAAATCCGAGGGGTAAgtaagatatatttttgttaagaaTTTCCATTAAATCGCTCtgtaaaaatattcaaatagaGTCGGCTATGCGTCAAAGGAGCTGGAACTGGCAGTTGGCGAAGCTTTGGTACTCAGTAGCGAATAAAACACACATTGATTTGGAATTAAttagtgtttttattttattgatagtTTGCTCAATGTAAGTTCTCGTAAATATATGCCACTTAACAACATTTagcataattttatttgatctttatgttaatattagtgtttgaattatttgttgtatttgtttgtatacTGCAGTTAGATAGTAGAGACACTCAGTTGTATGAATATGCTTGGTATTctcatatgcaaattgtaataatatttacataaaaaacacacacacagatatacaTACAAGGGGAATATTACATACATGCATTTCGCTAACAATTAAACTCTTATAATTTGGCtagattttattatatttgaatataatttttatttcaatttaataataagtgggtttctttttttttattttgctatttatcACTTACAATCTCAACTGACATACTCTTCGATAAGCTTGCTCGTATGCCAGACCGCggtacgtatacgtaatattatgTTCTGTCGTTATGTATTACACAAAGAAAACACTTAACTATTAGgagagtgtatgtgtatgtgggtgtgtgtgtgtgtgtatttacaAACTTACTGCGCTTATAATTATACTATCGGCCTCTGACGCCTTTGGATCCACTTTACACAATTAAATCTACCAAGTTGCAGGGCTCAAACAACAAAGTAAATGTAATTGTCAAAAGACGCCGCCATTTCTGCCACGTTGCAAAAGGGTTGCaacatgttttgttttggcttttttttgttgttgttgttgttgttatgtagTGGTTGTGCAACCCTTTTGTAACATATAAGATCATAGTGTGAATGtgacttaaatttaaatgctttttcaACTTAGACTAACAGTTAGTACgagtttagttttttcttattttctttttggttttggtttcagaaaacacacatttttgaaattatatcacatttttgttgttgtttttgttttgttgttttggtaaCCTTTGTTGCGATTGCAACCAAACCACATTCTAGCTATAACTAGTTAAGCTTAATCGTTAGAtctaaaacatttaaaacagtttccgcaaaaacgaaatgattcaattaaatctggctgacaatttgtttttgctacgACTCATTCGTTGggtttattgtaaatattttacaatttaaataactgcCAAATTTGGCAGACGAAGTGGCGTTATTGTGAAATTATgctattaaaatgcatttcatttctgCTCAACagaaaccaaaataaatttattgtaatgcCGCCGTCTTTTCTTCGTCGTTCTACGAACATCCGTTTGGCATGAATTTActtaagtatttcttttttttttttttaagttctATCTATAGATAcctgttcttgtttttgttgtggttgtagcCTCTTTAAACTGGAATCGCAGAAcgctttttgctgctgctgctgccattacCGATCGTTGTTGCACTTCCGCtgatgctgccgctgccattgcttGCAACGTCGCCGCCTGCGGCAGCTTCAGTTGCAACTGGTTTCACGTCAGCATCATcaagatgctgctgctgcagtagCTGACGCTGTTGCTCCttcagcagctgttgttgcaattgctgcgcGTTTAGCTATAAATTAGTCTGCAACACCGGAGCTCGCTTGTTGCCACCATTTGTTGTGGCCGATGAAGCTTCCGCGTCTGATGCGCtaacagttgcagttgttgttgccagtgctgctgctgctgctgttgttgctgttgctggacTGCTGCTGGTGGCAATATGATTGCTCGCTGttgcaacgacaacaacaacattcgcctgctgctgctggccgtgttgttgctgattgattttgttgttgttggataCCACTTCCTCGTCCTGAGTACAGCTCTCaatgccgttgccattgccattgccattagAGGCTGTTGGCGTGGCGGTAGTTGTGTTATTTGGCACATATTGATCGGCATAGGGTATTTGATTGTAGGCATTGTTATCTAGGGACGTGAAAATACTCGACAGTGCAATCGTCTGTGTGGCCATTTCGCACagctttttcgtttttacCGAATGCTCTGCAATAGATatgccaacaaaaacaaattcacaATACAACCAGGTACGAAAAATGGAAAAGTACTAGAAccgttaaaaataatactggTAACCAACCTGTTTCCGTGGGCGTGATATGTTTCTGTAATTTCTCTTCCTGGGCGCACGTGGCAGCCGTTACAACCGCTGCGGCCATCATTGAGGAGGGCCCCGTCCCGGCCGTGCGATGCATATTGCCATAACGGGGAGGCATCATGCTCTGGCGCACATTGCGCTCCGGCCGCACAAGAATTATGTAGAGCTGGGGAAAAGAGTGGGAGTGGAGTCACTTTAGGCTTTCAACAGTTTCAGCTTCAATTATCCAGTCAAATGCGGCCTAGACCATTCAGCTGTTCAGCTGGGCCATTCATTAATCATACCCCCCATTGTACGTGAAGCCTCCTGTTTCTTCTGTTCATACATTTGCAAGTGTTACTACTGTAGACGTGTTGTATACACTTGAGCTACTGTTCTAAGTTTTGTTAGTCATCTAACTGTTACCACACTCAGAAAAATACAGTACAATTCGATTTAAATAACATTCTTAAATCAAACCTGTATCGCTCtagaatttttgtttattacttTTCCTACTTAAAGCAATGACTACGTCAATTTTTCTTGTCTTCACAGATTAATCGGTTTGGATATgaaactttaaaaattatagGAAATATTaggaaaaaaaatgtgtgtgcaattaaatatgtataaatgtgtatatttataagCAACATgtttaaagaaagaaaagaaagctACGGTTGAGTGTACTTAACTGTGATATATCCGCTAACCATTTctaagaaaagcaaaacaaaaaccacgaaaatactataaatacacTAAAACACTACAAATATGTCATACTATAttgacataccaaatataaccttcgctttattttagtatttctgcggtattttttgggtatattCTCGTTTGATTGGAAATGGGTAGctagtatctcacagtcgtgCACACTTGATTCTAGCTTTCTTTCTCGTTGATTTCaatcttaatattttatgaataattaaagtttatgcttcttaaattttaatttaagatcaTATTATTTGGGACACAATTCTAAAATGCGCTTCAAATTAtccataattattataaatctTAAAGgtagaattttgaatttgaatccAGAACTTTCAGCTTCGATGCATAGACACCGCAAATTCTTGATTGAAGAAAGAAAGTTCATAATATTTCACTCTCTGCCCGCTGTTCAAACTTcagtggctgttgctgttcccaATGCTGTTAATTTAATACTGCTACTGTTCATATGCTGCTTTTCTACTGTTGAtacaattgctgctgttgtttcttttgttgttgttttcgttgatTCGTTGCGAGACACGCCCCCAAGGTGCTGGCGAGCCATTAGTAATTTCCCGTTTTGTGGCCACGGTAATTATTATCAAAAGTCTACTGACACCAAATACAGGCAAAGACGTCGCGACATTCAGCTACAATTCCGAGCCATTAAATTGTCAACGCTCCTTTGACGTTAGTCAAGGCGCAACGTAACGTTTAAACTCAAGCTACTGCGTTACGTAACGCTCGCTGCCATTTCCGTCTTGGCGTGACATTGTTTGGCTGCCATTTGCCGccgtttattattgtttttcttatacaaacaaacaaggcAACACACACCGCACACCAGGAAGCAGTCCAGCCGGACACGGACACGGATACGGATGCGGACATCAAGAGAGGCGAACAAGAGGCAAGCCAGAGAAATACGTTAAAGGCAGAACCGACACATTTAGAGAATGAGTGCTCGGAAGTTGCTTACTAgctctggctgtggctgtAGCTCTATCAACCCTCTGGGGTCCTGTTGTGGGCGTGGTAGGGCCAAGTTGCTTGGCTAGGATCTAGTTTGTTCCCATGGTTCAGTGATCCCGGTTGCTTTGTGTGCGCTCggctatttgttgttgtgccgtTTAGCAGCAAAtactaaattgcatttttatggcttGAGGTGTTTATGGCAGGCCA encodes the following:
- the LOC133846475 gene encoding maltase A1, whose amino-acid sequence is MQPLQLPIVFICLLALGQACQDSASTTTTKDWWETAQFYQIYPRSFMDSDGDGIGDLNGITSKLEYLKELGVTAAWLSPIFKSPMVDFGYDISDFFDIQPEYGTLEDFRNLIKKANELELKIILDFVPNHSSDENEWFKKSVKREKGYQDYYVWHDGKVNAETGVREPPSNWLQAFRGSAWEWVEERQQYYLHQFAVQQADLNYRNPDVVAQMKRVLRYWLNEGVAGFRCDAVPVLFEVEPDENGQYPDEGLSGLTDDVDNRNYLKNELIENLPETIDMSYQWRTVMDDYQRIHGGETRVLLIETYAPPAYTMQFYGNRSVEGAHLPFNFNLITVPASSGVSAGSIKTAVDNWLLNMPAGRTANWVIGNHDQRRAASRYGVANTDAMNMLVMILPGASVTYQGEELGMTDGWISWEDTQDPAACNANEDTYEEFTRDPSRTPFQWTSDTNAGFSTAAKTWLPLASDYETVNVAVESAASKSHLTIYKSLIELRKGSKTLQNGATKYAVLNEEAFVVKRYLSGYPTVVYVANLGNASLTVDLQEFDSTLASSLTLELSSLDSQKTEGASIEVSSIALSAGEALVLTSI
- the LOC133846474 gene encoding maltase A3-like yields the protein MSFPCNRAVYLLLGVLFLSVFGQACQDTASTTTSSKDWWETAQFYQIYPRSFMDSDGDGIGDLNGITSKLEYLKELGVTAAWLSPIFKSPMVDFGYDISDFFDIQPEYGTLEDFRNLIKKANELELKIILDFVPNHSSDENDWFKKSVKREKGYQDYYVWHDGKVNAVTGVREPPTNWLQYFRGSAWEWNEERQQYYLHQFAVQQPDLNYRNPDVVAQMKRVLRYWLNEGVSGFRCDALPPLFEVLPDAEGQYPDEIVSGATDDAEDRDYLTTTYIENQPETVDMVYQWRTVLDDHKRIYGGNSSVLLIETYSPAWFTMQFYGNRSVNGAHLPFNFNLITVMEKSGLSASNVQEAIDLWLQNMPAGRTANWVLGNHDKRRAASRYGAEFIDAMNMLVMILPGASVTYQGEELGMTDGWISWEDTVDPWGCNSNAEIYEQYTRDPERTPFQWTNGTNAGFSTGETTWLPLAADYETINVATESAADHSHLTIYKSLIALRRSSNTLQNGSTKYAVLSDDVFVIKRSLSGANSIFYVCNFGSASITVDLTEFDKTLPSDLVLLIRSMDSSKSEGVGYASKELELAVGEALVLSSE